In a genomic window of Balaenoptera ricei isolate mBalRic1 chromosome 3, mBalRic1.hap2, whole genome shotgun sequence:
- the SETD9 gene encoding SET domain-containing protein 9 — translation MPGRLLRGLWQRWRRYKYRFVPWIALNLSHNPRTLRYVPEESKDKVISDEEVLGTLLKVFQALFVNDFNKQSDILTVLPEPVKSKYQDLLSVQHPGVKQLEYRHQQQNTFTPEEILYKTLGFSVTRAPSTLISAGKGVFVNKGLVPKGAVVSMYPGTVYQKYEPIFFQSIGNPFIFRCLDGVLIDGNDKGISKVVYRSCNGRDQLGPLKMSDSTWLTSEIHNPLAVGQYVNNCSNDRAANVCYQEFDVPAVFPIELKQYLPNIAYSYDKQSPLRCVILVALRDIKQGEELFSNYYTIVS, via the exons ATGCCGGGCCGCCTGCTGCGGGGCCTCTGGCAGCGATGGCGCCGTTACAAGTACCGCTTCGTACCCTGGATCGCGCTGAACCTAAGCCACAACCCGAG GACCCTCCGATATGTTCCAGAGGAATCCAAAGACAAAGTTATCTCAGATGAAGAGGTCCTAGGAACATTACTGAAAGTTTTCCAGGCTTTATTCGTAAATGATTTCAATAAACAATCAGATATCTTGACTGTGCTTCCAGAACCTGTTAAATCAAAATATCAAGACCTACTGTCAGTTCAGCATCCAGGGGTGAAACAGCTTGAATACAGACATCAACAGCAAAATACCTTTACACCAGAAGAAATTCTTTATAAGACATTGGGTTTCAGTGTCACCCGAGCACCTAGCACATTGATTTCGGCTGGAAAAGGTGTCTTCGTTAACAAAGGATTGGTACCAAAAGGCGCGGTTGTATCTATGTATCCTG GTACAGTATATCAAAAGTACGAGCCAATCTTTTTCCAGTCCATTggaaatccatttatttttagatGCCTGGATGGGGTACTCATTGATGGAAATGACAAAGGAATATCAAAAGTCGTGTATAG ATCTTGCAATGGGAGGGATCAGCTTGGCCCTTTAAAAATGAGTGATAGTACATGGCTAACGTCAGAAATTCATAATCCACTGGCTGTAGGGCAGTACGTCAACAATTGTTCAAATG ACAGAGCAGCTAATGTCTGTTATCAGGAATTTGATGTGCCTGCAGTTTTCCCTATAGAACTGAAGCAATATCTTCCAAACATTGCGTACAGCTATGACAAACAAAG tccACTTCGATGTGTCATCCTTGTCGCACTCAGGGACATCAAACAAGGAGAAGAGCTTTTTTCAAACTACTATACAATTGTCAGCTAA